From one Longimicrobiaceae bacterium genomic stretch:
- the nudC gene encoding NAD(+) diphosphatase, producing DYPRLNPAVIMRIDHGERVLLVRGPNTPPGMYSTLAGFVEPGESLEEAVAREVAEEVGIRIRGVTYFGSQPWPFPNSLMIGFTAEYAGGDIVPQPGEIEDARWWTVDELPNLPGPLSISRALIDKWIVSQGRDPASVATALDPR from the coding sequence GACTACCCGCGGCTGAACCCGGCGGTGATCATGCGCATCGACCACGGCGAGCGGGTGCTGCTGGTGCGCGGGCCCAACACGCCGCCGGGCATGTACAGCACCCTCGCGGGCTTCGTGGAGCCCGGCGAGTCGCTGGAAGAGGCGGTCGCGCGCGAGGTCGCCGAGGAGGTGGGCATCCGGATCCGCGGCGTGACGTACTTCGGCAGCCAGCCGTGGCCTTTCCCCAACTCGCTGATGATCGGCTTCACGGCCGAGTACGCGGGCGGCGACATCGTCCCCCAGCCCGGCGAGATCGAGGACGCGCGATGGTGGACGGTGGACGAGCTGCCCAACCTTCCCGGCCCGCTCAGCATCTCCCGCGCCCTGATCGACAAGTGGATCGTCTCTCAAGGTCGCGATCCAGCATCGGTGGCCACGGCGCTGGACCCGCGATAG